The stretch of DNA CATGGGGGATGGGGAGTTGGGGTGTTGCAAAAGACGCAATACATGAATGATCTCAGGTAATTCTCAGGCAACCCCCGGAGGCTGGTGTTGCTAGCACCCCTCTGCAGGAGAAGAAGCTGGGGCTCGGGAGCTGACTGGATCTGCTCAAAGGCCCAGGAAGAATAAGAGTTAGGAACTGGGACAGACCTTGAGGAAGCTGCACTTCCTCCTGAGGTGAGCCAGCGTTGGAGCTGTTTTTCCTTTCAGTATGAATTCCACAAGGAAATCATCTCAGGAGGAAGGGCTCATACTTGGATCCAGAAAATATCAACATAgccaaagaaaaacaatcaaGACATACCTCCAGGAGCTGTGTAACAGCAACCGGAAAGAGAAACAATGGTGTGTTCCTATGTGGGATATAAAGAGCCGGGGCTCAGGGGGCTCCACACCTGCACCTCCTTCTCACCTGCTCCTCTACCTGCTCCACCCTCAATCCACCAGAACCATGGGCTGCTGTGGCTGCTCCGGAGGCTGTGGCTCCAGCTGTGGAGGCTGTGACTCCAGCTGTGGGAGCTGTGGCTCTGGCTGCAGGGGCTGTGGCCCCAGCTGCTGTGCACCCGTCTACTGCTGCAAGCCCGTGTGCTGCTGTGTTCCAGCCTGTTCCTGCTCTAGCTGTGGCAAGCGGGGCTGTGGCTCCTGTGGGGGCTCCAAGGGAGGCTGTGGTTCTTGTGGCTGCTCCCAGTGCAGTTGCTGCAAGCCCTGCTGTTGCTCTTCAGGCTGTGGGTCATCCTGCTGCCAGTGCAGCTGCTGCAAGCCCTACTGCTCCCAGTGCAGCTGCTGTAAGCCCTGTTGCTCCTCCTCGGGTCGTGGGTCATCCTGCTGCCAATCCAGCTGCTGCAAGCCCTGCTGCTCATCCTCAGGCTGTGGGTCATCCTGCTGCCAGTCCAGCTGCTGCAAGCCCTGCTGCTCCCAGTCCAGATGCTGTGTCCCTGTGTGCTACCAGTGCAAGATCTGAGGCTCTAGTGGGAAACCTCAGGTAGCTCCTGAAGATCTGTGCTTTCCAACAAGTGACTACCCTTGAAGCACATCCCCTTCTGGATCTGAAAAGAGCCCTTGGCTCAGGGCGTCTTTTTCCAGCCCCTGAGGAAATGGAATGAACCACTCCCTGCCCATTCCCTATAAGAATATCCCAAGACCCAGGCAATTTTGCCCCTCTTTCCCACATGCCCCCATATGTCTGAGCCAAACTGCACTGGGGGCTGCCCTCATGCCAAGCAAGAGCCTGGAATTCCCCTTCTTGATAATTCCATGGGAGACAGCAAACCCTTCTTTCCTTTGCCTGCCAGGAGCTTCACGACATTTGCAGATGGATGTCCTGCAACCCAAATGATCACATGTATCTATGGAAATCCAAAATGCATCTGGGTGCAGCACTAAATAAATTCTCCATCCCTCAGCCTTGGTCTCACTGACTCTTTTCTTCCAGCCTCTGTCTCATTGGCAAACTGGCCACAtgtccttcccctcctccctgatAGCTTATTGCTCCCACTGCTGTAACAGTGTGCCAGGCCCAGCTCCCATTCCAGAAACAGTTGTTGAACTGATTAATGAAGGAACCACTAGCagtatgtatgaatgaatgaagacgaggaatgaatgagtgaatgagtgagtatCTCTCATTAGTACACAGGGAGTCCCAGCTGTATCTCAGTGGGATTCAGTCTGTCTTGGTTGGAATTTGGACTCCTACTTCTTCCCCATGGGAGGATATGTTTGGGAGAGAAGGAGAACTTTGCCCTCAGTGCCTAGGAAGGGATGTAATGGGTGCTCTCTGGGTCCAGCCAGTCCCCAGTTTGTGGGTCAAGCCAGGAGATGGGGAAGCGAGACTAGAATGAGCTGTGTCCCTGAGATGCTCTGTAGGACAACACTGGAAACTGTGCTGCTTCAAGGATCCAAGACGGTGTGGCTgaacacaggctgaagtgcacccTCCATCTCTGGGCTCAGAGTGAGGAGGAATCCAAGTGTCCACAGGCTTCCCAGCTTTGGTTTGGCACAGGGAGGAACAGAAGGGACTTTTCTCAGCCTGATAAAGGCCATCTACCCACAGTGAACACGGTGCTTAACTATGAAAACCTGGATGTTTTCCCCTAGGATCAGGAACAGGAAAAGAATGTCCACACCCACCACTTCTATGCAACATTTCACTGAAGCTATAGCCAGAATAAcataacaggaaaagaaaataaagccatccaggtaagaaaaaaggaagcaaaactatctctattcacaGAAAACCTCATCTTGTATACAGAAGATGCtgagggacacacacacacacacacacacacacacacacacaactattaGAGCCAATAACCGAGCTCAGCAGAGTGCAGAACACAAGGACTATACACAATAGTCAGCTGTGTTTCTTTACAACagcaaaaagcaagcaaaaaggTTGTAAGGAAACAATAAAATTCCTGGGAACAAATGCAACCAAAAAAGTACAAGACTTGGACACTTAACACTACAAAACACCATTGGAAGAAGTTAAGGAGGACCAAAGTAATGGGGGAAAAAATCCTATGTTCATGTATTGGAAGACCTAATATTGTGAAGATTGAaacactccaaaaaaaaattgttctaccAATTTAATGCAATTCCGATCAACatctcagatttcttttttcaaaaattgacaagttgatcctaaaatttatgtggacaTTCAAGGGACCctaaatagctaaaacaatcttgaaaaagaaaagcaaagtttgAGGACTCAGGTTTTCCAATTTCTAAATGGGCTGCAAAGCTACAGTCATCAAGGCAGCATGGCTCTTGCATAAGGATAGAAAGATGGATCAATGGGGTAGGTTTGAGACTCTTGAAATAAAGCCTCACAGTTGTGGTCAATGTATTTTCACAGGTACTATACAATTCCATGGGAAAAGAGGAATGTTTTCAACAAACAATGCTGCTAAGAcaactggatgtccacatgcaaaagagtGAATTTGAATCTTGACCTCATACCAtataccaaacaaacaaaaaaaaaatagaaaaaatagatcaATGACCTAATTGTAAAAGCCAAAACTAGAGGATTACTAGAAGCAAAACAGGTTAAGTTTTCATGACCTTGGAGTATGAAATGGTTCTTAGATAATGACACCAAAACCACAGGGAAAAACTAGATTAACTAACTACATCAAAACGAATAGTTTTTGTGCTTCTGAGGGcactatgaagaaaatgaagatacaCCAACAGAGTGGAAGAAACTACTttgaaatcatatatttgataagaacTTGCATCTAgacatataaagaattcttactaCTCAAACACACAATCCAATTAAAGACCCAGCAGAGGATTTAAATAGgcattttccaaagaagatatacaaatggctaataagcacatgaaaaggagCTCAACATTGTTAGACATCAGGgaaaatcagggaaatgcaaatcaaaaccacaataagatagcAGTTCACATCCTCtgggatggctattatcaaaaagacaataagAAGCActgatgagaatgtggagaaatgggagcCCTTGTGCAttggatgaaaataaaaaaatcatgccACTACTTTGAAAAATAGTTCCTCAAATGTTCCatgtagagttaccatatgactcagcaattccactct from Homo sapiens chromosome 11, GRCh38.p14 Primary Assembly encodes:
- the KRTAP5-9 gene encoding keratin-associated protein 5-9, with the protein product MGCCGCSGGCGSSCGGCDSSCGSCGSGCRGCGPSCCAPVYCCKPVCCCVPACSCSSCGKRGCGSCGGSKGGCGSCGCSQCSCCKPCCCSSGCGSSCCQCSCCKPYCSQCSCCKPCCSSSGRGSSCCQSSCCKPCCSSSGCGSSCCQSSCCKPCCSQSRCCVPVCYQCKI